The genomic segment GCGCGACTACAACCTCGCCGAGAGCACGGTCTTTGGCATCGGTTCGGGAATTGGCTGGGCGATCGCGATCGCTGCGCTGGCCGCCATTCGCGAGAAACTCCGTTACAGCAACGTACCTCCACCCCTTCGCGGTCTCGGTATCACGTTTCTTCTGGTCGGTTTGATGTCCATTGGCTTCATGGCCTTTTCAGGAATTCAGCTCTAACTCATTTCTATTTCCGTCTAGCTGTCCGAGCTTCCATTCGGACACCGGACACAGGGTTACGCAGTCATGGAAACAGTCATCTACGGTGTCGTCGCATTTACACTCTTGATCGTCATGTTGGTCGGTGTGCTGATATTTGCCAAGGCAAAGCTGATCCCGAGCGGCGACGTCACGATCATGATCAATGGCGATCCTGAAAACTCACTCGTCACCGCAAGTGGCGGTACGCTGCTCAATACCCTGAGTGCGAACAAGATCTTCATACCCTCTGCCTGTGGCGGAAAGGGAAGCTGCGGGGTCTGCACCGTGAAGGTCCTCGAAGGCGGGGGCGCGATACTTCCCACCGAGGGGGCGTTCATTACCCGCGGTGAAGCCCGGGAGGGGTGTCGACTTTCCTGCCAGGTCAAAGTCAAGCAGGACATGAAGATCGAAATTCCCGCCGAAATCTTCAGCGTCCGCAAGTGGGAGTGCACGGTTCGCTCGAACAAGAATGTCGCGACGTTCATCAAGGAACTGATTCTCGAGCTGCCCGAGGGTGAGAGCGTCCCCTTCCAGGCGGGGGGCTACATCCAGATCGAAGCACCGCCCCACACTGTGCACTACAAGGATTTTGAGGTCGAAGAGGAGTACCGGGACGACTGGGATCAATTCGACCAGTGGCGCTATGTCTCCGTGGTCGACGAGGAAGTCATCCGCGCCTTCTCGATGGCGAACTATCCCGAGGAAGAGGGCATCATCATGCTGAACGTCCGCATTGCCTCGCCTCCGCCTCGCACCCCGGACGTCCCGCCGGGCATGATGTCTTCATGGCTCTTCAGTCTCAAGCCCGGAGACAAGGCCACCATCTCGGGCCCCTTCGGCGAGTTCTATGCCAAGCCTACCGACAACGAGATGATCTTCATCGGCGGCGGAGCGGGAATGGCGCCGATGCGCTCGCATATCTTCGACCAGTTCCGAAGACTGAACAGCGATCGCAAGATCTCGTTCTGGTACGGCGCGCGCAGTCTTCGAGAGTCGTTCTACAATGATCACTTCGACAAGATCGCCGAGGACTTCGATAACTTCGAATGGCATTTGGCACTCTCGGAACCGCAGGAAGAAGACCATTGGACCGGGCTCACGGGGTTCATCCATCAGGTGCTGTACGACAACTACCTGAAGGACCACAAATCGCCCGAGGATTGCGAGTACTACATCTGCGGCCCGCCGATGATGAACGACGCCGTGATCGCGATGCTCATCGATCTCGGAGTCGAGAACGAGAACATCATGTTCGATGACTTCGGCTAGGCCGACACCCCCTTCGACCGGCCTCCCTCGCCGTACTCTCGACAAGCGGGCGCGCATCGCCCTGCCGCTGTGTGGAGCATTGCTGCTCGGGCTTGCGATTCACCGCCTGATCATCGCCGACCCAGCCGAACGCCCATATTTCGAGTTCACCGGCAGAACCATGGGCACGACCTACTCAGTGAAGGTCGCAACCCAAGACCTCTCAGAGGCTGCGAAGTCGGTGCTCGCTCGCGACGTCGAAGCTCAGCTCGACCGGGTGAATGCGCTGATGTCCAGTTACCTTCCCGATTCCGAGCTATCCCGCTTCAATCGACACAGAGCGACTGATCCATTCGAATTTTCTGAAGAGACGATCGAGATATTTCGCATTGCCCGTCGGGTGAGTGAAATGACGGGCGGGGCGTTTGACATTACCGTTGGGCCGCTGGTAGCCGCCTGGGGTTTTGGGGCGACCGATCGCCCCCCCGAGCCCCCGAGCGAAGAGGCTCGCCGAGAACTCCAACAAAGGGTCGGATACACCAAGCTCATTTACGATCCGGCGCGGCCCACCGTCGCAAAAAGCGATCCTCGCATCGAGTGCGATCTGTCTGCGATCGCAAAGGGCTACGGAGTCGACCTCGTCGCTCGGACAATAGAGAAACTCGGTCACTCCAACTACCTGGTCGAGATCGGGGGCGAGTTGCGCGCTCACGGCCACAAGCTCGACGGGCGGATCTGGCGGGTGGGGATCGAGCGACCCGATGCCGCCGCGCCCACGAGCCACGAAGTCGTGGTTCTCTCCGATATTTCCCTGGCGACTTCGGGAGACTATCGGGACTACTACGAAGTCGAGGGTCAGCGGATTTCTCATACCATCGATCCCCGAGCCGGCCGGCCAATCGCACACCATCTCGCATCGGTGAGTGTGCTCCATGCAGAAGCCGTCTGGGCCGATGCATTGGCGACCGCACTCAACGTCATGGGGCCAGAAGATGGATTGGCCTGGGCCGAGGCCCACAAAACTCCAGCGCTGTTCCTGGTGCGCGAAGACGGGGGCAAATTTCGAACGATTGCG from the Myxococcales bacterium genome contains:
- a CDS encoding FAD:protein FMN transferase; this encodes MTSARPTPPSTGLPRRTLDKRARIALPLCGALLLGLAIHRLIIADPAERPYFEFTGRTMGTTYSVKVATQDLSEAAKSVLARDVEAQLDRVNALMSSYLPDSELSRFNRHRATDPFEFSEETIEIFRIARRVSEMTGGAFDITVGPLVAAWGFGATDRPPEPPSEEARRELQQRVGYTKLIYDPARPTVAKSDPRIECDLSAIAKGYGVDLVARTIEKLGHSNYLVEIGGELRAHGHKLDGRIWRVGIERPDAAAPTSHEVVVLSDISLATSGDYRDYYEVEGQRISHTIDPRAGRPIAHHLASVSVLHAEAVWADALATALNVMGPEDGLAWAEAHKTPALFLVREDGGKFRTIASTAFARLREPQ
- a CDS encoding NADH:ubiquinone reductase (Na(+)-transporting) subunit F, producing METVIYGVVAFTLLIVMLVGVLIFAKAKLIPSGDVTIMINGDPENSLVTASGGTLLNTLSANKIFIPSACGGKGSCGVCTVKVLEGGGAILPTEGAFITRGEAREGCRLSCQVKVKQDMKIEIPAEIFSVRKWECTVRSNKNVATFIKELILELPEGESVPFQAGGYIQIEAPPHTVHYKDFEVEEEYRDDWDQFDQWRYVSVVDEEVIRAFSMANYPEEEGIIMLNVRIASPPPRTPDVPPGMMSSWLFSLKPGDKATISGPFGEFYAKPTDNEMIFIGGGAGMAPMRSHIFDQFRRLNSDRKISFWYGARSLRESFYNDHFDKIAEDFDNFEWHLALSEPQEEDHWTGLTGFIHQVLYDNYLKDHKSPEDCEYYICGPPMMNDAVIAMLIDLGVENENIMFDDFG